The sequence below is a genomic window from Desulfatiglans sp..
GCAAATCCCTTACCTGTGGATAAGGGGACGACCTTTAAAATTAAAATTGCTTGACATTGGTTAGATTTTGAGTAAAAGTGTGGGCATGCCAAGAATAGCTAGACTAGATACACCGGGTTTATTACACCATGTGATGATCAGGGGGATAGAACGCCGCAGGATCTTCAAAGACGATGAAGACCGTGAAAACCTCATGGAAAGACTTTCTGATCTCCTGCCCAAAACAAAAACACAATGCTATGCCTGGGCCTTCATGCCTAATCACGCACATTTTCTATTCAGAAGCGGTCCCTCAGGTATTGCCACTTTAATGAAACGTCTCTTAACTGGTTATGCAATTTATTATAACAGGAGGCACAA
It includes:
- a CDS encoding transposase; translated protein: MPRIARLDTPGLLHHVMIRGIERRRIFKDDEDRENLMERLSDLLPKTKTQCYAWAFMPNHAHFLFRSGPSGIATLMKRLLTGYAIYYNRRH